The following proteins are co-located in the Lacticaseibacillus paracasei subsp. paracasei genome:
- the lpdA gene encoding dihydrolipoyl dehydrogenase — translation MVVGDFAIDLDTVVIGSGPGGYVAAIRAAEMGQKVTVIESTFIGGVCLNVGCIPSKALINAGHRYQDALEASTFGINAKGADLDFTKTQEWKQNKVVHTLTSGVSMLFKKHKIDTIMGTAFLKDDHSLRVMQKDSAQTYTFKNLIIATGSRPIEIKGFKFGKRILDSTGGLNLPEVPKEFVVIGGGYIGSELASAYANLGAHVTILEGTSSILPNFEKDMVQLVLNSFKKRGVTVITNAMAKEAEDTGKGVKVTYTADGKEQTIAADYVMVTVGRRPNTDDLGLDIVGVETTDRGLIKVDAQGRTNKPNIYAIGDIVPGAALAHKASYEGKVAAEAISGKASAVDYKAMPAVCFTDPELATTGMTVAEAKDKGIKAKASKFPFAANGRALSLAQTEGFVRLVTNENGTVIGGQVAGAGASDLISELTVAVEGGLNVEDLALTIHPHPTLSEVIMDDAEVALGLPINI, via the coding sequence ATGGTTGTAGGCGATTTTGCAATCGATTTGGATACCGTCGTCATTGGTTCCGGCCCCGGCGGTTATGTTGCTGCGATTCGCGCAGCTGAAATGGGTCAAAAGGTGACCGTGATTGAGAGCACGTTCATTGGCGGTGTTTGTTTGAATGTCGGCTGCATCCCATCAAAAGCTTTGATCAACGCAGGTCATCGCTATCAAGACGCTTTGGAAGCAAGTACGTTTGGCATTAATGCCAAAGGTGCTGACCTTGATTTCACGAAAACCCAGGAATGGAAGCAAAATAAGGTTGTGCATACGCTGACAAGCGGTGTGTCGATGCTATTCAAGAAACACAAGATCGACACGATTATGGGCACGGCGTTCTTAAAAGATGACCATAGCCTGCGCGTGATGCAAAAAGATTCAGCTCAGACCTATACGTTCAAGAATCTGATCATTGCGACTGGCAGCCGGCCAATCGAAATTAAAGGCTTTAAGTTTGGCAAGCGCATTTTAGATTCAACGGGGGGGCTGAATCTTCCTGAAGTACCAAAAGAATTTGTCGTCATTGGCGGCGGCTATATCGGCTCCGAGTTGGCGAGTGCGTATGCTAATCTTGGCGCGCATGTCACGATTCTTGAAGGCACAAGTTCGATTCTGCCAAACTTTGAGAAGGATATGGTTCAGCTAGTTCTGAATTCCTTCAAAAAACGTGGCGTAACAGTTATTACCAATGCGATGGCTAAAGAAGCTGAAGACACTGGCAAAGGTGTCAAAGTGACGTACACGGCCGATGGTAAGGAACAGACGATTGCAGCTGATTATGTTATGGTGACGGTCGGACGGCGGCCAAATACTGACGATCTTGGTCTCGATATTGTCGGGGTCGAAACAACTGATCGCGGTTTAATCAAGGTCGATGCTCAAGGCCGGACCAACAAACCGAATATCTATGCGATTGGCGACATTGTGCCAGGTGCAGCATTGGCGCATAAGGCTAGCTATGAAGGTAAAGTCGCTGCTGAGGCCATCAGCGGCAAAGCCAGTGCGGTTGACTACAAAGCGATGCCTGCCGTTTGCTTCACGGACCCTGAACTTGCAACAACTGGGATGACAGTTGCCGAGGCGAAGGATAAAGGGATCAAGGCTAAAGCCAGCAAGTTCCCATTTGCTGCCAATGGTCGTGCCCTCAGTCTTGCCCAGACAGAAGGGTTTGTCCGCTTGGTCACTAATGAAAACGGTACGGTTATCGGCGGCCAAGTTGCTGGCGCCGGTGCTAGTGATTTGATTTCCGAACTGACCGTTGCTGTTGAAGGCGGTTTGAACGTTGAGGATCTTGCCTTGACCATTCATCCGCACCCAACACTGAGTGAAGTTATCATGGATGACGCTGAAGTTGCATTGGGACTCCCAATCAATATTTAG
- a CDS encoding lactate dehydrogenase, which translates to MQRVVVSGASIGTQGLLETLIASQLLLTVGCYEPDESLIDMVGLTALSQICQNTFAKVTPKVLKAADILILTDTGSPDVDDFIETNIAAIRKVLNSAMAAGFIGRIIVAMTRDELFTYFAQRFSGVNKSQVVGLGTFGATWRFEQFLAARLAVPAKHVTAYVVGTRQAPVLIWSRAYVGATPVLRLLNDQTIFTDGLDAVRSFLRSPLTVLLGRLVIPIIAAYSGDSLIGTLTHLMDVEDDTGQVYSSPVLLNDSGVVTLATVAGSDDEEAALSQTKQTVQDQIKAIEQGASKHET; encoded by the coding sequence ATGCAAAGAGTCGTGGTGAGCGGTGCCAGTATCGGGACCCAAGGGCTTTTAGAAACATTAATTGCATCACAGTTGCTGTTGACGGTGGGTTGTTATGAACCAGATGAATCATTGATTGATATGGTTGGGTTGACAGCTTTAAGTCAAATATGTCAAAACACATTTGCAAAAGTCACGCCGAAAGTTTTAAAAGCGGCGGATATTTTAATCTTGACCGATACGGGGTCACCTGATGTCGATGATTTTATTGAGACGAATATTGCGGCAATTCGCAAAGTTCTCAATTCAGCGATGGCGGCAGGCTTCATAGGTAGAATCATTGTTGCGATGACACGTGATGAACTTTTCACGTATTTTGCGCAACGTTTTTCCGGAGTGAATAAAAGTCAGGTTGTTGGACTTGGTACGTTTGGTGCAACGTGGCGATTTGAACAATTTCTGGCTGCTAGGTTGGCAGTACCGGCGAAACATGTGACGGCTTATGTGGTAGGTACGCGACAAGCCCCAGTGTTGATTTGGAGCCGAGCTTACGTTGGTGCAACGCCGGTTTTGCGCTTATTAAATGATCAGACGATTTTTACTGATGGCTTGGATGCAGTTCGAAGCTTTTTGAGGAGTCCCTTGACCGTCTTGCTTGGCAGGTTGGTGATTCCGATTATTGCGGCGTATAGTGGCGATAGTTTGATTGGCACGCTGACGCATCTGATGGATGTAGAGGATGACACAGGTCAGGTTTATAGTTCGCCAGTCCTCTTGAATGATAGCGGCGTTGTGACGCTCGCCACAGTTGCTGGTTCGGATGATGAGGAAGCTGCGTTGAGTCAAACGAAACAAACTGTACAGGATCAAATTAAGGCGATAGAACAAGGAGCTAGTAAACATGAAACCTAA
- a CDS encoding UPF0223 family protein, whose product MKPNYAYPLDIDWTTAEKVKVTTFYTLVEDAYEHGVDRDNLLAAYRGFKEVVPDKGTERKLDREFEALSGYSMYTVIQMARKGVSQKIRVRVS is encoded by the coding sequence ATGAAACCTAATTATGCCTATCCACTCGACATTGACTGGACAACTGCCGAAAAAGTAAAAGTCACGACCTTTTATACCTTAGTCGAAGATGCATATGAACACGGTGTTGATCGTGATAATCTGCTTGCAGCGTACCGTGGATTTAAGGAAGTTGTGCCAGATAAAGGAACCGAGCGCAAATTGGATCGGGAGTTTGAAGCACTGTCCGGTTATTCCATGTATACTGTTATACAGATGGCCCGCAAAGGCGTGAGCCAAAAGATTAGGGTAAGGGTGAGTTAA
- a CDS encoding inositol monophosphatase family protein — protein MTQDPEMLRQTIISWFAASRKQILTAMAAPLDVATKSNRNDLVTNVDKANQQFLIGKIREAYPEAGIIGEEGHEHDDTDLAGLVFFVDPIDGTMNFVKQQAHFAIMIGVYQDGEPVVGAIMDVMRNEVLSGGPMIPVTHAGQQVKVLPDLPLKDGLLGVNGPMTIKNRLHLGDIALTSSGARMSGSAGMEFIEIALGRQIGYVSYLQPWDVAAGMAITKGLGVVFSREDGAPINLQQPGVVVAATPKAHQTILTMMADGGKEA, from the coding sequence ATGACACAAGATCCAGAAATGTTGCGGCAAACGATTATTAGCTGGTTTGCTGCTAGTCGCAAACAAATTCTAACCGCAATGGCCGCCCCATTAGATGTTGCCACCAAAAGTAATCGCAACGATTTGGTCACCAATGTCGACAAGGCGAATCAACAATTTTTGATTGGCAAAATCAGAGAGGCGTATCCTGAAGCCGGTATCATTGGCGAAGAAGGACATGAGCACGATGACACTGATTTAGCTGGTCTCGTCTTCTTTGTCGATCCAATAGACGGCACCATGAATTTCGTCAAACAACAAGCCCATTTTGCCATTATGATTGGTGTTTATCAGGATGGTGAACCTGTTGTCGGCGCGATTATGGACGTCATGCGAAATGAAGTGCTTAGCGGGGGCCCAATGATTCCCGTCACCCATGCTGGACAACAAGTGAAGGTTTTGCCAGACTTGCCGCTTAAAGATGGCTTGTTAGGTGTCAATGGCCCGATGACGATTAAGAATCGGTTGCATCTAGGCGATATCGCGTTGACCAGTTCTGGCGCTAGAATGAGCGGCAGTGCAGGAATGGAATTCATCGAAATTGCGCTGGGCCGACAGATCGGGTATGTGTCTTACTTACAGCCGTGGGACGTAGCGGCTGGAATGGCGATTACTAAGGGTCTTGGCGTTGTTTTCAGCCGTGAAGATGGCGCACCAATCAACTTGCAGCAACCAGGCGTTGTAGTTGCTGCTACACCAAAGGCACATCAAACGATTTTGACGATGATGGCGGATGGCGGCAAAGAGGCTTAA
- the typA gene encoding translational GTPase TypA has protein sequence MKTRDDIRNIAIIAHVDHGKTTLVNEMLKQSDTLDQHIQLQDRAMDTNAIEKERGITILSKNTAVKFGDTTINILDTPGHADFGGEVERVMKMVDGVLLVVDAFEGPMPQTRFVLKKALEQHLTPIVVINKVDRPGARPEEVVDEVLELFIELGADDAQLEFPVVYASAVNGTSSMDSDLSTQKHTMTPLFETIVKTIPAPIDNSDEPLQFQVAMLDYNDYVGRIGIGRIFRGKIKIGDNVTVMKLDGSQKNFRVTKLFGFFGLTRTEINSAKAGDLIAVSGMDDIFVGETVTAADTPEALPILRIDEPTLQMMFVANDSPFAGREGKNVTARKLEERLKSQLQTDVSLRVDDTDQAGAWMVSGRGELHLSILVEEMRREGFELQLGRPEVIYRDIDGVMMEPFESVQIDTPEQYTGTVIDAMSQRKGEMQNMENEGNGQTRLTFLAPSRGLIGYSTEFLSATGGYGIMNHTFEKYAPVIKNWEPGRTQGALVSINAGSATTYSLQSVEDRGQLFINAGTEVYEGMIVGQNSRENDIAVNVTKGKNLTNTRAAGKDHAAAIKTPKDMTLEESIEFLNDDEYCEVTPKNIRLRKKILNTGERQKAAKRKKIAASK, from the coding sequence GTGAAAACACGTGACGATATTCGCAACATTGCGATCATTGCCCACGTTGACCATGGTAAGACCACATTGGTTAACGAAATGCTTAAACAATCAGATACACTTGATCAACACATTCAATTACAGGATCGGGCAATGGATACCAACGCCATTGAAAAAGAACGTGGGATCACCATCCTGAGTAAAAACACGGCAGTTAAGTTCGGCGATACGACCATCAACATCCTCGATACCCCGGGGCATGCTGACTTTGGTGGTGAAGTGGAACGGGTTATGAAGATGGTTGACGGCGTTTTGCTTGTCGTTGACGCTTTTGAAGGCCCAATGCCGCAAACGCGGTTTGTCTTGAAAAAGGCGCTTGAACAGCATTTGACACCGATCGTTGTCATCAACAAGGTCGATCGTCCAGGTGCGCGCCCTGAAGAAGTCGTTGATGAAGTTCTCGAATTGTTCATTGAATTGGGCGCTGATGATGCACAACTGGAATTCCCAGTTGTCTATGCTTCCGCTGTCAATGGTACTTCCAGCATGGATTCCGATTTGTCAACGCAAAAGCACACCATGACCCCGTTGTTTGAGACCATCGTCAAAACCATTCCGGCACCCATCGACAACAGTGACGAACCTTTGCAGTTCCAAGTTGCGATGCTTGATTACAACGATTACGTTGGTCGAATTGGGATTGGTCGGATTTTCCGCGGCAAGATTAAAATCGGCGACAATGTTACCGTTATGAAGCTGGATGGTTCTCAAAAGAACTTCCGCGTGACAAAACTCTTTGGTTTCTTTGGCTTGACCCGAACCGAAATCAACTCTGCTAAAGCCGGCGATTTGATCGCGGTTTCTGGGATGGATGACATCTTCGTGGGTGAAACGGTGACGGCAGCTGATACGCCAGAAGCTTTGCCGATTTTGCGGATTGATGAACCAACTTTGCAGATGATGTTTGTTGCGAATGACAGTCCATTTGCAGGCCGTGAAGGTAAAAATGTGACTGCTCGTAAACTTGAGGAGCGTCTGAAGTCGCAATTGCAGACAGATGTGTCGCTGCGCGTTGACGACACTGATCAGGCAGGTGCCTGGATGGTTTCCGGTCGTGGCGAATTGCATCTTTCAATTTTGGTTGAAGAGATGCGGCGTGAAGGCTTTGAATTGCAATTAGGTCGTCCTGAAGTTATCTATCGTGACATTGATGGTGTCATGATGGAACCGTTCGAAAGCGTCCAAATTGACACTCCTGAACAATATACTGGGACAGTCATTGATGCGATGAGCCAACGTAAAGGCGAAATGCAGAACATGGAGAACGAAGGCAACGGTCAAACCCGTTTGACATTCTTGGCGCCTTCTCGTGGTCTGATCGGGTACTCAACCGAATTTCTCTCTGCTACTGGCGGTTACGGCATCATGAACCATACCTTCGAAAAATACGCTCCGGTTATCAAGAATTGGGAACCAGGCCGTACACAAGGTGCTTTGGTTTCCATCAACGCTGGTTCAGCAACGACGTACAGTCTGCAATCCGTTGAAGACCGTGGCCAGTTGTTCATCAATGCCGGCACCGAGGTTTATGAAGGCATGATTGTTGGTCAAAACTCGCGTGAAAATGACATTGCAGTCAATGTCACCAAAGGTAAGAACTTGACCAACACCCGTGCAGCCGGGAAAGACCACGCAGCAGCCATCAAGACGCCAAAAGATATGACGCTTGAAGAATCCATTGAATTCTTGAATGATGACGAATACTGCGAAGTTACCCCTAAGAACATTCGCTTGCGTAAGAAGATCCTTAACACAGGCGAACGTCAAAAAGCGGCTAAGCGCAAGAAAATTGCCGCATCCAAGTAA
- a CDS encoding IS30 family transposase, with translation MSPYTHLTLKDRESILLGISTGKTLDTIAKEIGRSKSTVSREIARNGGWRNYSAATAQDRYRRVRLASRRPRILDRPGTRDAVIRYITVLHWSPEQIAGRLSLEGSPIRISYSTIYRGIYLDNLGVPLKSHGARGLPRLLRHRGKTRKIKGTINERRGRFNDVPSIHDRPRSAENRSWFGHWEGDTVRGKTGHSALVTLVDRKSRYLLSKRTANAKADTVRDVMIELLGALPANRVRTVTPDRGREFARYRELAERLNTKVFFPDPHAPQQRGTNENTNGLIREYFPKNTDLDLQSDQEIETYIEQLNNRPRKVLGWKTPSEVFMGKKLHLS, from the coding sequence ATGAGTCCGTACACCCATCTTACCTTAAAAGACCGTGAATCGATACTGCTTGGTATCTCTACAGGCAAAACTCTTGATACCATCGCCAAAGAGATAGGTCGTTCCAAGAGTACAGTCAGCCGTGAAATTGCACGTAACGGCGGCTGGCGGAACTATTCGGCAGCCACCGCTCAGGACCGCTACCGGCGGGTTCGCTTGGCTAGCAGGCGTCCTCGGATCCTCGATCGACCGGGGACTCGTGACGCTGTCATTCGATATATCACGGTGCTACATTGGTCGCCTGAGCAGATTGCCGGTCGCTTGTCACTAGAAGGCAGTCCTATTCGCATCAGCTATTCGACTATCTACAGAGGTATCTACCTAGATAATCTCGGTGTTCCATTGAAGAGCCATGGTGCTCGCGGGCTACCAAGGCTGCTTCGACACCGAGGCAAGACGCGCAAAATCAAAGGCACCATAAATGAACGCCGGGGGCGCTTCAATGACGTGCCATCAATTCACGACCGACCCCGGTCGGCAGAAAATCGCAGCTGGTTTGGTCACTGGGAAGGCGATACAGTACGCGGTAAAACAGGACACTCTGCATTAGTAACATTAGTTGACCGTAAATCACGCTATCTGCTTTCGAAGCGAACGGCCAATGCAAAAGCTGACACTGTTAGAGACGTCATGATTGAGCTGCTTGGTGCCTTACCAGCTAACCGAGTAAGAACAGTGACTCCTGACCGTGGAAGGGAGTTTGCCCGGTACAGGGAGCTGGCAGAACGTCTGAATACAAAGGTCTTCTTTCCTGACCCACACGCGCCTCAACAACGAGGAACTAACGAAAACACCAACGGACTGATTAGAGAATACTTTCCCAAGAACACAGACCTAGACCTTCAGAGCGACCAGGAAATTGAGACTTACATTGAACAACTGAATAATCGACCACGCAAGGTCTTAGGCTGGAAGACGCCATCAGAAGTCTTCATGGGTAAAAAGTTGCACTTGAGTTGA
- a CDS encoding FtsW/RodA/SpoVE family cell cycle protein has translation MNKLRHVDYFILVPYLVLCAIGIVMVYSASAYWVQRQYGVAETKYLIQQALFVLLGIATVFFFYNMSLKVVHNRWVLLTLMTGLVVMLIYLIVHGRAVNGAAAWITIGGFRLQPSEFAKMILIFYLAHMLTSREDRFQQEDFRLRQMWQPLFVAGMIMLLVFVEPDTGGFAILFLITLVVVMSSGIPMRYGFLWVLMLIAITALGYYIVSHYHFPGLEKNYGYQRLVAAIHPFAKANTVGNQVVNSLYAINHGGLFGVGLGMGSQKLGYLPEPYTDFILAVIAEELGLVGTFVVLSLLFFLIMRFYLIGIRSKNTYHTLIAYGIATMMLVQTVFNVGAVTGVLPVTGVTLPFISYGGSSMIVLSMAIGIMLNISYHSERTQRKVEKTHA, from the coding sequence ATGAATAAATTACGGCACGTGGATTACTTCATATTAGTTCCGTACCTCGTTTTATGTGCGATCGGTATTGTCATGGTGTACTCTGCCAGCGCTTATTGGGTTCAACGGCAATATGGCGTTGCCGAAACGAAATACTTGATTCAACAAGCACTGTTTGTCCTGCTCGGTATCGCGACTGTGTTTTTCTTTTATAATATGTCCTTGAAGGTGGTCCACAATCGTTGGGTTCTGTTGACTTTAATGACCGGACTAGTTGTGATGCTGATCTATCTCATTGTGCACGGCCGCGCCGTTAACGGAGCCGCTGCATGGATCACGATTGGCGGGTTTCGCTTACAGCCATCAGAATTTGCTAAAATGATTTTGATTTTTTATCTGGCGCACATGCTGACATCGCGCGAGGATCGCTTTCAACAAGAGGACTTTCGGCTAAGGCAGATGTGGCAGCCATTGTTTGTCGCTGGTATGATCATGCTTCTGGTTTTTGTCGAACCGGATACCGGTGGATTTGCCATTCTTTTCTTGATTACATTGGTCGTGGTTATGTCCAGCGGGATACCGATGCGTTACGGTTTTTTGTGGGTCTTGATGTTGATCGCGATCACAGCACTGGGCTACTACATCGTGTCGCATTATCATTTTCCCGGATTGGAGAAGAATTACGGCTATCAACGATTAGTGGCCGCCATTCATCCGTTTGCTAAAGCGAATACGGTTGGCAATCAGGTTGTTAACTCCTTGTATGCGATCAATCACGGGGGGCTGTTTGGTGTTGGACTAGGCATGGGCAGCCAAAAGTTAGGCTATCTGCCTGAGCCTTATACTGACTTTATTTTGGCCGTGATTGCCGAGGAACTTGGCTTGGTTGGGACATTTGTCGTATTGAGTTTGCTGTTTTTCCTGATCATGCGTTTTTATCTGATCGGAATTCGTTCCAAGAACACCTATCACACGTTGATCGCGTACGGCATTGCCACGATGATGCTGGTGCAAACCGTTTTCAACGTTGGTGCTGTGACTGGGGTTTTGCCAGTTACCGGGGTGACGCTGCCGTTTATCAGTTACGGCGGTTCGAGTATGATCGTGCTGTCAATGGCGATCGGCATTATGTTAAATATCAGTTATCATAGTGAACGTACGCAACGAAAGGTAGAGAAGACGCATGCATAA
- a CDS encoding pyruvate carboxylase, whose translation MHKVLVANRGEIAIRIFRACEELGLKTVGIFAKEDALSIHRFKAQESYQVGAGKAPIAAYLDMDDIIRIAKQSGADAIHPGYGLLSENAEFARKVRAAGLIFVGPRSELLDIFGDKVAAKEAAHKAGLATIPGTPEPTRDFSEIQDFTATHGFPVMLKAASGGGGKGMRIVHSEAELEAVYQNAVNEAKASFGDDRMYVEKYIASAKHIEVQVLGDEHGHLLHLFERDCSVQRRQQKVVEIAPAVALPTALRARICQSAVDLMQGLHYENAGTVEFLVDGDQYYFIEVNPRVQVEHTITELITDVDIVQSQLKIAAGADLFADLHLPKQADLHENGAAIQCRITTEDPENNFMPDTGTINTYRSPGGFGIRLDVGNAYAGAVVSPYFDSLLVKASVHAPNFTAAVAKMQRALHEFQITGVKTNVAFLEHLLATETFRTGEAETAFIDAHPELLQVQAKPDTASRLLWYISDVTVNGFKGVERQAQKYYPELRYDVHFPAAKPQKDLVALLHADGAQGVTDWIKAQNQLLLTDTTFRDAHQSLFATRMRTRDMLTVAQDMGNGLPNLFSMEVWGGATFDVAYRFLNEDPWTRLKKLRASLPHTLLQMLFRGSNAVGYQNYPDNVIKAFIQKAADDGVDVFRIFDSLNWLPQMTLSIDTVKQTGKLAEATMCYTGDILSHAHPKYQLAYYVDLAKQLVAAGADMLAIKDMAGLLKPQAATELVTALKDAVSVPIHLHTHDTTGNGIATYVAAANAGVDIVDVAQSSFSGTTSQPSLESLYYALSGNQRQPDVAIEKAQKLNRYFQAIRPYYADFSNGVTGPLTDIYTVQMPGGQYSNLQQQARSMGITDFEAVKTMYAQVNTLFGDIIKVTPSSKVVGDMALFMLQNHLTPDEVLAHGEQYDFPASVVAFFKGDLGQPVGGFPKALQAKILKGQKPLTVRPGQLAKPADLKAVRAALVQAGMNEPSTEDVLSAILYPDVFNAYARKQRQIGPVTKLDSPSYFQGMRIGETVSVPIKAGKTMIIQLNAIGEADASGMKTLYFTVDGQKQEVQIRDAHQKSAGLRHQLAEPTDRNQIGAPMAGKIVSVAVKSGQEVAQGDALFVIEAMKMETTVHAPFAGTVTHLYVEAGALIKSQELLAKLQPGVTKQ comes from the coding sequence ATGCATAAAGTTTTAGTCGCTAATCGTGGCGAAATCGCCATTCGGATTTTTCGTGCCTGTGAAGAGCTTGGTCTTAAAACAGTCGGTATTTTTGCTAAAGAGGACGCTTTGTCAATTCATCGATTCAAAGCGCAGGAAAGTTATCAGGTCGGAGCAGGAAAAGCGCCTATCGCTGCCTATTTGGATATGGACGATATTATCCGAATTGCCAAGCAAAGCGGCGCGGACGCGATTCACCCGGGCTATGGCCTGCTTTCAGAAAATGCTGAGTTTGCCCGGAAAGTTCGGGCAGCCGGCCTCATTTTTGTTGGCCCGCGTTCGGAATTACTCGATATTTTTGGCGATAAAGTTGCGGCCAAGGAAGCTGCTCACAAGGCAGGCTTGGCGACTATTCCCGGCACGCCGGAACCAACGCGCGATTTTAGCGAAATTCAGGATTTCACAGCCACACACGGTTTTCCGGTGATGCTTAAAGCAGCATCAGGCGGCGGCGGGAAAGGCATGCGAATCGTTCACTCTGAAGCTGAACTTGAGGCCGTGTATCAAAATGCGGTGAATGAAGCGAAAGCTAGTTTTGGCGATGATCGGATGTACGTTGAAAAGTACATTGCCTCCGCCAAACATATCGAAGTTCAAGTTCTTGGCGATGAGCATGGCCATTTGTTGCACCTCTTCGAACGTGATTGTTCAGTACAGCGCCGCCAACAAAAAGTGGTTGAAATTGCCCCAGCTGTGGCATTGCCAACAGCCTTGCGGGCGCGAATTTGCCAAAGCGCTGTTGATTTAATGCAAGGTTTGCACTATGAAAATGCCGGTACCGTTGAATTTTTGGTTGATGGCGATCAGTACTACTTCATTGAAGTTAATCCGCGGGTACAAGTGGAACACACGATCACCGAACTGATTACCGATGTGGATATTGTGCAGTCACAGTTAAAGATTGCAGCAGGCGCCGATCTTTTTGCTGATTTGCATTTACCAAAGCAGGCAGATTTGCATGAAAATGGCGCGGCGATCCAGTGCCGGATTACGACTGAGGATCCTGAAAACAATTTCATGCCAGACACAGGCACCATTAATACTTATCGGTCACCAGGCGGCTTCGGTATCCGCCTTGATGTTGGGAATGCCTATGCTGGGGCAGTTGTCAGTCCTTATTTCGACTCCTTATTAGTAAAGGCCAGCGTTCACGCACCGAATTTCACCGCTGCCGTAGCCAAAATGCAACGCGCTTTACATGAATTTCAAATCACCGGCGTGAAAACCAATGTTGCTTTCCTTGAGCACTTATTAGCGACAGAAACTTTCCGGACAGGTGAAGCAGAAACCGCGTTTATTGATGCCCATCCAGAACTCTTGCAAGTCCAGGCAAAGCCCGACACGGCTTCGCGGTTACTGTGGTACATCAGTGATGTGACGGTTAATGGGTTCAAAGGTGTTGAACGACAGGCACAAAAATATTACCCTGAATTGCGCTATGATGTTCATTTTCCTGCTGCTAAGCCGCAAAAAGATTTAGTTGCCTTGCTGCATGCTGACGGTGCGCAAGGGGTTACTGATTGGATTAAGGCACAAAACCAGTTGCTGTTAACGGACACGACTTTCCGTGATGCCCATCAAAGTCTTTTTGCTACCCGGATGCGCACTCGAGACATGTTGACGGTCGCACAGGATATGGGCAATGGCTTGCCAAATCTTTTTTCCATGGAAGTATGGGGCGGCGCGACGTTCGATGTCGCTTATCGGTTTTTGAACGAGGATCCGTGGACCCGTTTGAAAAAATTGCGGGCATCCTTGCCGCATACCTTGTTACAGATGTTATTCCGTGGCAGTAACGCGGTCGGCTATCAAAACTATCCGGACAATGTGATTAAAGCTTTCATTCAAAAAGCAGCTGATGATGGCGTTGATGTTTTTCGAATTTTTGACAGTTTGAACTGGTTGCCACAGATGACGCTCAGTATTGATACCGTCAAACAAACAGGCAAGCTTGCTGAGGCGACGATGTGTTACACAGGCGACATTCTAAGCCATGCCCACCCTAAGTATCAGCTGGCTTATTATGTTGATCTGGCCAAACAATTAGTTGCAGCTGGTGCCGACATGCTTGCGATTAAAGACATGGCCGGCTTGTTGAAACCGCAAGCGGCGACAGAGTTAGTAACGGCGCTCAAAGATGCGGTCAGTGTGCCGATTCATTTGCACACACATGACACCACTGGTAACGGTATCGCGACTTATGTAGCCGCTGCTAATGCTGGGGTCGATATCGTTGATGTGGCGCAAAGCAGTTTTTCCGGAACGACCAGTCAGCCTAGTCTAGAAAGTCTTTACTATGCATTAAGTGGCAATCAGCGACAGCCAGATGTTGCCATTGAAAAGGCGCAGAAGTTGAATCGCTATTTTCAGGCAATCAGACCTTACTATGCCGATTTTAGTAATGGTGTGACGGGTCCGCTAACGGATATTTATACAGTCCAGATGCCAGGTGGCCAGTATAGTAACTTGCAGCAACAAGCGCGTAGCATGGGGATAACGGATTTTGAGGCCGTTAAAACGATGTATGCCCAGGTAAATACCTTATTTGGCGATATCATCAAAGTAACGCCATCCTCAAAGGTGGTGGGTGATATGGCGTTGTTCATGCTGCAAAATCACTTGACACCCGATGAAGTGTTGGCGCATGGTGAGCAATATGATTTTCCGGCCTCGGTCGTGGCATTCTTTAAAGGCGATCTCGGGCAGCCGGTTGGTGGTTTTCCGAAAGCGCTCCAAGCAAAAATTCTGAAAGGGCAAAAACCGTTGACGGTACGTCCAGGGCAATTGGCGAAGCCGGCTGACCTGAAGGCTGTTCGCGCGGCGTTAGTACAAGCCGGGATGAATGAACCCAGCACAGAAGACGTTTTGAGTGCAATTCTGTATCCGGATGTCTTTAATGCATACGCCCGCAAGCAACGGCAGATTGGACCGGTGACGAAGTTGGATTCGCCATCGTATTTCCAAGGAATGCGGATAGGCGAAACCGTGTCTGTGCCGATTAAAGCAGGTAAGACAATGATTATCCAGCTCAACGCGATCGGCGAGGCGGATGCAAGTGGTATGAAGACGCTGTACTTTACTGTTGATGGTCAAAAGCAGGAAGTTCAAATCCGCGATGCGCATCAGAAGAGCGCGGGGTTGCGGCATCAGTTGGCGGAACCGACTGATCGTAATCAAATTGGTGCACCGATGGCAGGGAAAATTGTTTCAGTTGCCGTTAAGTCCGGTCAAGAAGTGGCACAAGGGGATGCCTTGTTTGTCATTGAAGCCATGAAGATGGAGACGACGGTTCATGCACCATTTGCAGGTACCGTCACTCATCTTTACGTGGAGGCAGGCGCCTTAATTAAGAGTCAGGAACTGCTGGCCAAGCTTCAACCCGGTGTGACCAAGCAGTGA